The genomic stretch ACAGGGAGCACCCGGACCCGGATGGAGGATTTTCAGACTATTTTGAAGGATAAGGGATACTACACGACCATACGTAAAAGCAGAGGTGAAGATATCTTTGCAGCCTGCGGTCTTCTGTCAACCAGGGAAAAGCTGGAACAGGAATCCAAGGAATATTAGAGGGATTCCCTGGTTTAATATACAGGGACTCTTATTGTTTCGGTCTGATATTTTCAACCAGCTGAATCTTCATGCCGTCGGGATCAAGAATATAAATGAATTTGATAAAAGGGTTGGGCTGAAAAGGCCCTGAATGCAGGCTTATGTTCTGTTTCTTCATCAACTCTGTAAATTCTTCGATGGATTCCACAATAAACCCCATGGAAATGTCTTTTCCAAAGCTGATATCCTGGTTATTCCTGTTCCATATCAGCTCTACCTGAGTTTCTCCTTCCCCCAGAAAAGTCAGTGCCATATCCGGGGTGGGATTCATTGTTCTATTAATTTTCAAACCCAGTATTTTCTGATAAAAAGTGACAGATTTTTCCATATCGGAAACTTGAATTGTGGTCCAGCAGAATTTCATGGCGGCCTTCCTATAATGTTTTTTCAGATGAAAGATTCATCTGAGAAGCCTATTGTATCATCCCCGATAATAAATAAATAGAAATGTTTCTTGACCTGGAGTTTGCTCCATCTCTTATCATTGATAGAATACATTAATAAAATAATAGGAGTATACGCTATGGAATACAGAAAAATCGGGAATACAGGACTGAAGGTGAGTGAAATAGCCTATGGTTCCTGGCTGACCTTTGCTCATCAGGTAGAGCTGGAAAATGCAAAAAAAATTGTAAACCGGGCCTTTGAGTTGGGAATCAATTACATTGATACCGCCGATGCCTACAATGGGGGAGATGCAGAATCTCTTTTAGGAGAAATTCTGCCCCGCTACAACCGGAGCCGGTATATTGTGGCTTCCAAGGCGTATTGGCCCATGAGCGATGCCCCGACAGACCGAGGCTTGAGCCGGAAACACATCACAGACTCGGTTCATGCCAGCCTTGAACGCTTAAAGCTGTCTTATATGGATATTTTTTACTGCCACCGCTTTGACCCCGAATCCCCCCTGGCTGAAACACTGGAGGCCATAAACGATTTGATCAGACAGGGCAAAATCCTCTACTGGGGTACCAGTGAATGGACGGCTGATCAGATTATTGAAGCCAATGAAATCTGTATCGAACAGGGTTGGTCCAGTCCCGTTATCAATCAGCCTAATTACAGTCTGGTGAAAAGAGGGATTGAGCATGAAATTCTGCCGGCCTGTATCAACAACGGTATGGGAACGGCAAACTTCTCACCCCTGGCTCAGGGAATTCTGACAGGAAAGTACTCGGGAGGCAAAATCCCCGAAGGAAGCCGGGCCGCCGATGACAGTCTGAAGAGATTCATTATGGACATGGTTTCGGATACAGACCTTCTTTCTCGGGTGGACGAGCTCGGTTCCATTGCTAAAAGCTACGATTTGACCACAGGCCAGTTGTCTCTGGCGTGGATTCTTCAGAATCCTGGAATATCATCCCTCATCGCAGGGGCGTCGACGGTTGAACAGTTGGAAAGCAATGTGAAGGCC from Oceanispirochaeta sp. encodes the following:
- a CDS encoding VOC family protein — protein: MKFCWTTIQVSDMEKSVTFYQKILGLKINRTMNPTPDMALTFLGEGETQVELIWNRNNQDISFGKDISMGFIVESIEEFTELMKKQNISLHSGPFQPNPFIKFIYILDPDGMKIQLVENIRPKQ
- a CDS encoding aldo/keto reductase family protein, translating into MEYRKIGNTGLKVSEIAYGSWLTFAHQVELENAKKIVNRAFELGINYIDTADAYNGGDAESLLGEILPRYNRSRYIVASKAYWPMSDAPTDRGLSRKHITDSVHASLERLKLSYMDIFYCHRFDPESPLAETLEAINDLIRQGKILYWGTSEWTADQIIEANEICIEQGWSSPVINQPNYSLVKRGIEHEILPACINNGMGTANFSPLAQGILTGKYSGGKIPEGSRAADDSLKRFIMDMVSDTDLLSRVDELGSIAKSYDLTTGQLSLAWILQNPGISSLIAGASTVEQLESNVKASGVKIKAADMIKIDALFPLQ